From Candidatus Cloacimonadota bacterium:
ACGAAACCGGCAACGCCCTCACCAGCAACTACCATCCCGGCATCGCCAAAGATACCGGAAATCCAAGCCTGATTCTGGATTCACGGGATGACCGCCCTTCCCAAACCTGGGCTCAAAGCTTCCTTATCTATGCCGGGCCGGCGGATTACGACCTGATGAAAAGCTACGAGGACACCAAGCTGGAGCTGATCCCGGACCGCGGTCCCGGCTGGTTGCGCTGGCTGGCCAACGCCATCGCCTGGCTGCTGAAATTCCTGCACAGCTTCATCCCCAACTATGGCATCGTTATCATCATTTTCTCCTTCATCCTCAAGCTGATTTTGCACCCCCTCACCAAGAAAAGCATGGACGCCAACCTGAAAATGCAGAGCATCCAGCCCCAATTGCAGGAAATCCAAACCAAATACAAGAACGACCCGCAGAGGATGCAGCAGGAAATCGCCAAAGCATACAAGGAGGCCGGCACCAGTCCGATGTCGGGCTGCCTGCCGATACTGCTGCAGATGCCGATTTTCATCGCTCTTTACAACGTTCTGCGCTACGCCATGGCAATGCGCAACGTGAGTTTTCTGGGGCTGAATCTCTCCGAGCCGGACCCCTGGATCCTGCCCGCCATCATGGCCGGATTCATGATTTTGCAAAGCCTGATGACCCGGCCCTCCAAAGAAGCCATGGCCAAGATGGACGAGAAACAGCAGGCCATGCAGCAGAGTTCCAGGATGATGACCTGGATCATGCCTGTGATGCTGTTCTTCATCTTCCGCGGCCTCCCCTCCGGCCTGGTGCTTTACTACACTGTTTTCAACATGCTCAGCGTGGCCCATCAGTATTACACGCAAAAACGTCTTAAACAAAAGGAAACTATTTCATGACCTCAATCGAGAAAACCGGAACCAGCATCGAAGCAATCATCGCCGCCTTCCGCGGCGAACACCGGATCAAGGACTGGGAACTGAACTACAAGATTGTGAAAAAACCCTCCAAAGGCCTGTTTGGCCTGTTTGGCAGAAAGCAAGCCGTGGTGCGTTTCGAGCTGCCCAGCCTGGGCGAACGCGCCGGCAACCTGCTCAGCCAGTTGCTGGGCAAGATGGGCATCCCTTTCAGCCGCGTTACCACCAAAACCGAAGGCAAATCCATCCATCTGGAGATCAAAGACAGCCAGGACACAGGGCTGCTCATCGGCAAAAACGGCTATATGCTGGAAACCCTCCAATATTTTGTGAACCGCGTTTTCGAAAACGAACACGATATCGACCGCATCTACATTGACGTGGACGGCTACCGCGAACGCCGCGAAGCCCAGTTCCTGAAGAAATTCCAGCCCATCATGAAGAAGGTGCGCGAACAGGGCAAACCCCAAACCCTGGAACCCATGAGCTCAACCGACCGGAGGATAATCCACCGTTACGTGGAGCGCGAACGCGGCCTCCGCACCCTCACCATCGGCGAGGGCGAACAGAAACGCATCGTCATCTTTTCCGCCAGGCAAAAGGAGAGTGAGGCGCTCTCCCAGGCCCAGGACAGCAAGGACAAAAAGCCCCGCAGCCTCAGGCGCGAACGCGGCGGACGCCCCAAACTCAACACCAGGCCGGAGCACAGCTTGAAACGGGAACAGAACCTGAAGCCGGAGCAAAATCCCAAACCCGGGCAAAGGCCCCGCCCCAACCGCCGTCCCCGCCCCAAGGGCAAAACCTCCGCCAAGGCATGAAACCGGATATCAGCCTGCACAAAATCGACGCGGGAGATTACTGGACCGACGGCGGCGCCATGCTGGGCGTTTTGCCCCGCGCCATCTGGGGAAAAAGCGTCCAGACCGACGAGCGGCACCGCAAAAACCTGGCTCTGAACCTGCTGCTGATCAAAATGGCGGACCGCGTTATCCTGGTGGATACAGGGCTTGGCAATCGGCTTTCGGAAAAGCAGCGCGACATCTACCGCCCCTCGGCCTTCCTGCTGCCGGTGTCCCTGGCTGAACTGGGAATCCGCGATGCCGACGTCACCGACGTGGTGCTCACCCATCTGCATTTTGACCACGCCGGAGGCATCATTACAGGCTTTGGCGACCACGACGCCCTCACCTTTCCCAAAGCCCGGCACTGGATCCAGCGCCAGGAATGGGAAACCGCCAAAAATCCCGACGGCCTCAACCGCGCGTCTTACGATTTTCCGCGGCAGCTGGCCCTGCTGGAAGAGCGGGGAAGGCAGCAACTCATCGATGGCAGCGAGGAAATCGCGCCAGGAGTGACCCTGGTGAAAACCGGCGGGCACACCTGCGGCAGCCAGATTGTCGAGATCGATTCCGCACATGGATACTTCATCTACGCCGGGGACATCATGCCCACCCTGTTCCACGTTTCGCCGGCCGTCACCTCCGCCTACGACGTTTGCCGCGAGGATACCTTCAAGGCCAAGCAGTATATTTCCGCCCGGCTCAAAGAAAAAAACGGCACCCTGCTGCTGAACCACGACCCACGGCACTGGGAATTGCCGGCCTCCACCCTGAAATAATAAGTTCAGTCCCCCGCCCGGCTCCAGTGTCCGCCCTGGGGATGCGGTCTGGCCATTAAGGCCTTGTCCCGTGTTTGGGATAAGCCTCCCGCATAATGCCCGCGTTCGGTGCGGGGATTATGAGGGTGGCGTAAGAGGGGGATGGACTCGGGCGTTAAGGGTGTGGCTGACAGGGCAGCACGATAGATAAGCATTTTCTGGCGCTCTTTACGCTCTTTTTCCGAAGGCCGGTCCGGGATGGGTTTCCCGCGCGCAAGGCAGAGATTTCTGTTGCCATAATCCCGCGCCTGAAAATCTTGGTTTTAATATAATCAAAGAAAAAGGAGGTTGCCATGATCCAGTATTTCAAGGTCAGAGAGCAGCGTTTCGAGCCGGCTCTGGCGCACAGCGAGGCGTTTTGGATACATCTGGAAAGCCCCACGGCGGACGAGATCAAGGCGCTGATCGAAGAATTCGATTTGCCCGAAGACTTCATCACGGACCTCCAGGACGCGGATGAAACCAGCCGCATGGAATATGAGGATAACGCTGTCCTCGTGATCATGCGCGTGCCGCTCTATTACAGGCACCGTTCGGCCAGTTTAGCATTCACCACGGCGCCTTTGGGCGTGATCGCGGTGCAGGACAAGCTCATCACGGTGTCTTTCTTTGACAACGAAGTGCTCAACGTCTTTCTGGACTGCAAGCACAAGCCTTTCCGGATCACCCAGCAGAGTTTCCTGCTGCAGATCGCCCTGCGCATCTCGCTCTATTTCCTGCGCTTCCTGAAAGAGATAAACCGCCGCACCAACAAAATCGAAAGCGAACTAAGCCAAAGCCTGCGCAACCAGGAGCTCTTCCGCCTGCTGCGGCTGGAAAAGAGCCTGGTCTATTTCTCAACTTCGCTAAAATCGAACGAGATCATCCTGGAAAGGCTGCAGCGTTCGCGCTGGCTGAATCAGGACCCGGAATCCGAGGACCTGGTGGAGGACGTGATCATCGACAACACGCAGGCCATCGAGATGGCGAACATCCACAGCAGCATCCTGAGCGGAATGATGGATGCCTTTGCCTCCATCATTTCCAACAACCTGAACGTGGTGATGAAGTTCCTCACCTCCGTCACCATCATCCTTTCCGTGCCCACGCTCATTGCCAGCCTCTACGGCATGAACGTGAGACTGCCTCTGGAGGGGAATCCCCACGCCTTTTGGGCGGTGATCGGGATTTCCGTGCTGGCTTCGCTGGTGTTGGTCTTGATCTTCATCCGCAAAAAGTATTTTTAAGGGACCGATATGTATAAACTTAGCGTTACCGATTCCTTCAGCGCCGCCCACCGCCTCTGCGGATATGAAGGCGCCTGCAGCAACCTGCACGGGCACAACTGGACCGTGCGGGTGGCCCTGGAAGCCGAGCGGCTCGACAATATCGGCATGGCCATGGATTTCGGCCATATCAAGGCTCTGCTCAAAGAAATCACCGACGGGCTGGACCACACTTATCTGAATGACCTCCCGGCCTTCGCAGAACAGAACCCCACCTCCGAAAACCTCGCCCGCCACATCTTTGAACGCATGGCGGAAGCGCTGGCCGGAAAACCGGTCCGGGTCACCGAGGTGGAGGTGCGCGAATCAGAGCGTTCCAGCGTGACTTATAGCCATGCTTAGGTTTGTTGAATCCTTTTTCGTAAAGAGCGCGGTGGAGCCGAAGGATTATCCCGCCAGTGCCTATCCTGAATTCGCTGTGGCGGGACGCAGCAACGTGGGCAAATCCACCCTCATCAACCTGCTCACGGAAAGGCGCAAACTGGCCAAAACCAGTTCCCACCCCGGCAAGACCCGCCTGCTCAACTTTTTCCTCATCCGCTGGAAGGACGATGACGCCGGAAAAGAGGGCTGTTTGCAGCTTACCGACCTTCCCGGCTACGGCTTCGCGGAAGTGAGCCAGGCGGAACAGGAAAAGTGGCGCAGGATGATCCATCACTATTTCAGCGAGCGCCAGCAACTGCGCGGAATCATCGTGCTGGTGGACATTCGCCACGAAGCCGACCCCAAGGACGTCCAACTGCTGGAATTGCTGCGCCTGCGCGAGATCGACCACTGCGTTGTGGCCACCAAGGCGGACAAGATTCCCAAAACCAAAGTGGCCAGGACCCTGGATTTGCTGGGCAAAGGGCTGGGCCTGCAAGGAATGCCGCTGTTCCCGGTCTCGGCCCTCAAAAACACCGGGCTGGCTCCGCTTTACTCCTGGCTTGGCAGGCATCTGAACTAAGGCCATGCCCCCCAGCTTCGATGTGATCGTGGTCGGCGGAGGCCACGCCGGGGTCGAGGCGGCCCTGGCCGCGGCGCGCAGGGGGGCGAAAACAGCGCTCTTTATCCTCAAGCTCGAATCCCTCGCCCGCTTGAGCTGCAATCCCTCCCTCGGCGGACCCGCCAAAGGCCATCTGGCCAGGGAAATAGACGCCCTGGGTGGCGAACTGGGCTATGTGGCCGACCTTTCCGGCATCCATTTCCGCATGCTCAACCGCGGCAAAGGCCCCGCGGTTTGGGCCCCGCGTAGCCAGAACGACCGCCAGCTCTATTCCCGGCTGATGCTCCGGCACGCGGAGGCGCAGGATAGGCTGCTGCTGATCGAGGCGGACGTGGCGGAAATCCTGGTGGAGCGGGGACGCGCGCTGGGAGTCAGAACCGTTGTCGGCACCGAATACCGGGCTCCACAGGTGATTCTCGCCACCGGCACCTTTTTGCGCGGCCTCATCCACGTGGGCAAGGTTTCCATCCCCGGCGGACGCAGCGGCGAACCCTCTTCCGAAGCGCTTTCGGGGTCATTGGACAGGCTGGGCTTCCGGCTGGCACGCTTCAAGACGGGCACTCCGCCCCGGGTGGACATGCGCAGCCTGGACTATTCCTGCCTGGAGGAACAGCCCGGCGATCCCGAACCAGAGGGATTCTCCTGGTACCGAGACGTGAACCTTTCCAACCAGGTGAGCTGTTACCTGACCCGCACAACCCCGGAAACGCACAGAATTATCCGGGAAAACCTACAGCTTTCGTCGCTTTACAGCGGCATCATCAAGGGCATCGGGCCCCGCTACTGCCCCTCCATCGAGGACAAGATCGTCAAATTTCCCCAGCGCGAAAGCCACCAAATCTTCATCGAACCAGAGGGCCTGAACACCTTTGAGGGTTATGTGAATGGCGTTTCCACCTCCCTGCCGCCCGAAGTG
This genomic window contains:
- a CDS encoding KH domain-containing protein, which produces MTSIEKTGTSIEAIIAAFRGEHRIKDWELNYKIVKKPSKGLFGLFGRKQAVVRFELPSLGERAGNLLSQLLGKMGIPFSRVTTKTEGKSIHLEIKDSQDTGLLIGKNGYMLETLQYFVNRVFENEHDIDRIYIDVDGYRERREAQFLKKFQPIMKKVREQGKPQTLEPMSSTDRRIIHRYVERERGLRTLTIGEGEQKRIVIFSARQKESEALSQAQDSKDKKPRSLRRERGGRPKLNTRPEHSLKREQNLKPEQNPKPGQRPRPNRRPRPKGKTSAKA
- a CDS encoding magnesium transporter CorA family protein, whose translation is MIQYFKVREQRFEPALAHSEAFWIHLESPTADEIKALIEEFDLPEDFITDLQDADETSRMEYEDNAVLVIMRVPLYYRHRSASLAFTTAPLGVIAVQDKLITVSFFDNEVLNVFLDCKHKPFRITQQSFLLQIALRISLYFLRFLKEINRRTNKIESELSQSLRNQELFRLLRLEKSLVYFSTSLKSNEIILERLQRSRWLNQDPESEDLVEDVIIDNTQAIEMANIHSSILSGMMDAFASIISNNLNVVMKFLTSVTIILSVPTLIASLYGMNVRLPLEGNPHAFWAVIGISVLASLVLVLIFIRKKYF
- a CDS encoding MBL fold metallo-hydrolase; translation: MKPDISLHKIDAGDYWTDGGAMLGVLPRAIWGKSVQTDERHRKNLALNLLLIKMADRVILVDTGLGNRLSEKQRDIYRPSAFLLPVSLAELGIRDADVTDVVLTHLHFDHAGGIITGFGDHDALTFPKARHWIQRQEWETAKNPDGLNRASYDFPRQLALLEERGRQQLIDGSEEIAPGVTLVKTGGHTCGSQIVEIDSAHGYFIYAGDIMPTLFHVSPAVTSAYDVCREDTFKAKQYISARLKEKNGTLLLNHDPRHWELPASTLK
- the mnmG gene encoding tRNA uridine-5-carboxymethylaminomethyl(34) synthesis enzyme MnmG, producing MPPSFDVIVVGGGHAGVEAALAAARRGAKTALFILKLESLARLSCNPSLGGPAKGHLAREIDALGGELGYVADLSGIHFRMLNRGKGPAVWAPRSQNDRQLYSRLMLRHAEAQDRLLLIEADVAEILVERGRALGVRTVVGTEYRAPQVILATGTFLRGLIHVGKVSIPGGRSGEPSSEALSGSLDRLGFRLARFKTGTPPRVDMRSLDYSCLEEQPGDPEPEGFSWYRDVNLSNQVSCYLTRTTPETHRIIRENLQLSSLYSGIIKGIGPRYCPSIEDKIVKFPQRESHQIFIEPEGLNTFEGYVNGVSTSLPPEVQEAVVHSIPGLEQARIMRHAYAIEYDFIEPSELSPSLESRRVKGLWLAGQINGTSGYEEAAAQGIMAGINATLTLEVRPPLTLSRGEAYIGVLIDDLVTCGTNEPYRMFTSRAEYRLLLRQDNCDERLMPLGYKLGLVSDQRWRRFQRMLELKERELERLRSEKSSSHPELREPQKFAALLKRPDTNWARLAEFGYTPSPEVTPDILRRCELEIKYEGYLKRAEEEMRRFQASEELALDEDIDYRAIETIAWEAREKLQRVKPRSLGQANRIPGVNYTDTAALLVWLRKRQKTAPDG
- a CDS encoding YihA family ribosome biogenesis GTP-binding protein, coding for MLRFVESFFVKSAVEPKDYPASAYPEFAVAGRSNVGKSTLINLLTERRKLAKTSSHPGKTRLLNFFLIRWKDDDAGKEGCLQLTDLPGYGFAEVSQAEQEKWRRMIHHYFSERQQLRGIIVLVDIRHEADPKDVQLLELLRLREIDHCVVATKADKIPKTKVARTLDLLGKGLGLQGMPLFPVSALKNTGLAPLYSWLGRHLN
- the queD gene encoding 6-carboxytetrahydropterin synthase QueD, producing the protein MYKLSVTDSFSAAHRLCGYEGACSNLHGHNWTVRVALEAERLDNIGMAMDFGHIKALLKEITDGLDHTYLNDLPAFAEQNPTSENLARHIFERMAEALAGKPVRVTEVEVRESERSSVTYSHA
- the yidC gene encoding membrane protein insertase YidC, with protein sequence MDKRTFIALFVVVILFFVWSTYFAPKHQPATPQTADSLAADSIKAPTVAEEPQIALPDSLIKGADSLRTLTLANDNFTVSFSNLGASITSIKLKKYNWADKKTNTPVDLVPQGRDLAGISLLQHKASPPKDLKMLYWQSAQSDTAGIVFWLGEQSSPLVTKSYRLDDKYGILMDVKVNSPDAVYGIEYDFSAGIADSEVVKPRAKDQDYKVLLFADNVPVKLTLPKIKKEAQSSPVSSFKWAALRSKYFSIAIHETGNALTSNYHPGIAKDTGNPSLILDSRDDRPSQTWAQSFLIYAGPADYDLMKSYEDTKLELIPDRGPGWLRWLANAIAWLLKFLHSFIPNYGIVIIIFSFILKLILHPLTKKSMDANLKMQSIQPQLQEIQTKYKNDPQRMQQEIAKAYKEAGTSPMSGCLPILLQMPIFIALYNVLRYAMAMRNVSFLGLNLSEPDPWILPAIMAGFMILQSLMTRPSKEAMAKMDEKQQAMQQSSRMMTWIMPVMLFFIFRGLPSGLVLYYTVFNMLSVAHQYYTQKRLKQKETIS